A single genomic interval of Trueperaceae bacterium harbors:
- a CDS encoding cytochrome c — translation NVSLADLPYTVSRIVMGGGGMPSFHGVLSTAEMAQVASFIREAWGNEGGPVGILRAQNYHGGTSGLQQ, via the coding sequence AACGTCTCCCTGGCCGACCTGCCCTACACCGTCTCCCGCATCGTGATGGGAGGCGGCGGCATGCCCTCCTTCCACGGCGTGCTCTCGACCGCCGAGATGGCCCAGGTCGCCAGCTTCATCCGGGAGGCGTGGGGCAACGAGGGCGGACCGGTGGGGATCCTTCGGGCGCAGAACTATCACGGGGGAACTTCGGGCCTTCAGCAGTGA